One Ctenopharyngodon idella isolate HZGC_01 chromosome 3, HZGC01, whole genome shotgun sequence genomic window, CATTTTCCTCAAGCTTAATAACTCCATAAATTGTTCCTTTGCAGAATTGGGAGGTCTGCTGAAGTATGTCAGACCGTTCCTGAACTCCATCAGCAAAGCAAAGGCGGCACGGTTGGTGCGCTCTTTGCTCGATATGTTTTTGGACATGGAGGCAGCTACTGGTCAGGAGGTTGAATTATGTTTGGAGTGCATTGAATGGGCCAAATCAGAGAAGAGGACCTTTCTACGACAGGCCCTGGAGGTGAGTTTTGTAAATTAGAGGCTTGCAAACATCACCATTACTGTTGCTCATATGTAGGGTTAGGTTCCCCCCCCTAGAAGGTGCACACTGTAACTTTTTGGTTTATGTTGTGCTGGGACAgtatgttattaatatttctaccAAGGTTTACTCATTATTCTTtgttcaaaagttcaaaagaccagcttttatgtaaaatagaaatcttttgtaacattataaatctttactttcgcttttaaagggttagttcacccagaaatacaaattctgtcattaattactcaccctcatgtcgttccataccacaagttaagatatttttgatgaaatctgactttttatctcccatagaaagcaacaaaattttcacagtcaaggtccagaaaagtagtaaagacattgttaaaatagtcaaagtgactgcagtggttcaaccttaatattacgAAGCGACAAGAATTCATTTTTTGcgcaaaaataacaactttattcaacaatttcctctctaccTTGTCAATGTGCTGTGCAGCTACGTTGTAGACACATTGCAGCACTTCAGTGTTTACGTCAGAatggcgactcattattggtttgctcctgcgtcagcatcgcacgcatgtgtcgtgctgctcacatgaccAGTGccagcattctgacgtagaacacggaagctctgtaCTGTGTCTACAATGTAAACGGTATAgcagactgacagggtagaaaGGAagttattgaataaagtcattatttttgttttgtttttgtgcacaaaatgtaaatgtaaaaaaaagtttgaaccactgtagtcacgctgactattttaacaatgtctttactacttctctggaccttgaatgtggtaattttgttgctttctgtgggggataaaaaacctcttggatttcatcaaaaatatcttatgtgttctgaagataaacgaaggtcttacgggtgtggaacgacatgagagtgagtaattaatgacagaaatttcatttttgggtgaactaacactaaTTTAATGCGGCCTTGCTGAATGgacaaattaatttctttaaaaaaaaaaatcttacttatcccaaacttttaaacagaaaaaagcTTAATGGGATTCAGTTGGAATACACCAAAAGATCATTTTTTTGCTGCCTGGCTTGCCTTATAAGCTATCTTTGTTGTTATGATCAGTATTAAAATTATGCTAATTCAATGATTTCTTATGTGTTACTTCAATCCTTTAGGCCCGTCTGGTCTCTTTGTATTTTGACACCAAACGTTATCAAGAGGCTCTGCATCTTGGTGAGTCCTTGACAAGATCATTCCTTGTATTTGACATTGTGTCATTAATATTCTTAAGCTTGGGAGATGTATTTGCGGTCTATAACCactgtctttttctttcttgttaATCAGGCTCTCAGCTCCTGCAAGAGCTGAAGAAGATGGATGATAAAGCTCTGCTGGTGGAGCTCCAGCTGCTGGAGAGCAAGACGTATCATGCATTAAGCAACTTGCCCAAGGCCAGAGCAGCTCTGACCTCTGCCAGGACCACAGCAAACGCCATCTACTGCCCCCCAAAGCTGCAGGCTGCTCTAGATATGCAGTCAGGTATGTTTCTTGATACAATCGCAGCCAGTCAGAACATATTTGTTTGTACTGTATTATGACTGCACACAGTGAgacattcacatgcattgatagAAACCGTTTGCATGTTCTCAGCCTCAAAAGTATTAACAGCCAGACTTCATCCTGCCTTAACTGTACTGAGCCattttcatgcaaatgcttAATGAGTACTGATCTGCATTACTTATCCTAAAGAAGTGTAGGAAAAATAGATTGTGAGCACTATCGTGATTTACCAGAtgatttgtttttgaagaaattttGGAGCTAGTATTGGAGATATCTCACTTAAGTTACTGTACTGAATGCATCACATCCTCTTTTTCCCTTGAAGGCATTATTCATGCTGCTGAGGAGAAGGACTGGAAAACGGCGTATTCATACTTTTATGAGGCTTTTGAAGGCTATGATTCTATTGACAGTCCCCGGGCCATCACTGCACTTAAGTACATGCTCCTTTGCAAGATCATGCTGAACTCGTGAGTCTTGGCTTTTTCAAGTGTCTCtcacttttcctttttttctttcttcaataAACTTAGATATTGAACATGTTAAACCTGTATATCTTTATCTTTGCAGGCCAGAGGATGTGCAGGGCCTGATCAGTGGAAAACTTGCCCTCAGATATGCTGGCAGACAGGTATATGTTTGAGCTGAAGGGTCTTGGTCATTCAATCTCATGGTGTAGTTTTTCCAATGACCTCTGCAAAAATATAGTTAGCAGCTAAGATCACATAATGATGTTGTACATTATAGTATTGTGCTGCATTGTTATGCATTATTACAATAAGCATTATTGCTATAATATGAAAGGTTAAAGCCTTCTGTTATTAAGTAAAAGTGTGCCAAAATGAGTGTAGTACTAGTTTGAGACTCAACACTGTTACTACACAGCGCTGGCAGATCCACTTAGAAAGCATTTTAATTTGGCGCAGTATAACTAACATAGCTGCAAGACCTAGTGATAAGCATTCAAATTCAGTGCAGAATTCTGTAAACCATAGATCTCAGATCAAACAGCACTGATGTGGAAACCAGGTGAAACATTGTGCcatgaacaaacaaattatAGAAGGCTTTTCAGTCCAAATCACCAACATTCGCCATGGATTactaactgtaaccatggtattgtggcagaaatagtcaaatgtttttacattgttcaTTTCAGGGTTCACACAACCTTTTGAGAGTaaaattcaagcacttttcaaAGACTTTCGAGTGTTTCACATTTTTCCAGGACTTTAAAGCTCTACATATTAtccaatttaaatgttatttttaatgtgatgaccaaaaattaaaaaaaaaattacattttagactATACAAATTAGGGTTTTACATGTTACTGTtgttaataaaagttaattttatctGCATCTCAATTCAAGCTCTGTGCTTTAGTGTCGTGAGCATTTCCAAgaaacatgtaatattattagttaCTGCACTTGTTAAACCAAAACAATAGcaattttatgattaaaaatacCCCCCACAGCTACCAAATAAGGTGCTGGTGCCACCATCTGTAGAACCAAATGTTACTCTGGAGCCCtgttagggtcagtaagattttgtttttgaaagcagttaatacattaattcagcaagggtgcttttaattgatcaaaagtgacagtaaagacatttatattgttacaaaagttttctatttcaaataaattctgttcttatgaacttctattcatcaaagagtcctgcaaaatgcatcacagttccacaaaaatattaagcagcacaactgttttcagcattcatGATAATTAGAAAAGTTtattgaacagcaaatcagcatattagaatgattttcgaaggatcatgtgacactgaagattggagtaatgatgctgaaaattcagctttgacattacaggaataaattacattttaaaatataaaagttattttaaattgtaataatatctcacaatatttttgtttttactgtatttttgatcaagtaaatgagcataagagacttttgtcaaaaatatttttaaaaatcttactgaccccaaacctttgaaaggtaatgtgtACATTTAAAGTTGCGGATTAAATCTCAGCCTGTGTTGGAACATGTTTCTGAGAGAGCCTGATGACTTCGCTGGTACTTAaaccaatattaaaattttatccCAGATTGCAGCACACATTTCATAGTGTTCAACCACTTCCATTTTTATATGACCTCTCAGCCACAACACTTGACCCTGTGTGCTGCTTGACAAAGTGATGTTTTTCAGTTGTGTCTGTCGTTGGAGGATTATGTGGATTAACTCgtcctgtctctctctttcttcagaCAGATGCACTTAAATGTGTGGCCCAAGCAAGCAAGAACAGATCACTTGCAGACTTTGAGAAGGTGGGTCAGATGCCTTGGCTTATGTTTCTACTGTTGCGCCCCCAGAAGAACTCTTATGGGGGAGACTAACCTCTTTCTTTgactttattaaaatgttccaATTTGTGTTACAAGGGTTTTCAAACTAATCTGGATACTGGCTTGTTCAGATTAAACTCTCTACAGTGAATGAAATGTAAATGGGAAAAAATAGAAATGACAAGAATTAAAGTCTATACTAATTAtcagtaaaataataaacacgCATATACTGATTGACAGTAAGTCACAGTAAAGTTTACATTGTTCAATGTTGAACAAATCAAAACAAGTATCCAGCAGATAACCTAAACAAATAATGTAAATGCCAGAGCCAATGTTGCAGGCCTGAAATGATCGTTTTCAGCTTAAAACAATTTGCTGCTTCACTCCTAAGagcaaaaaattaaacaaataggCAATCACATCCACAATCTCAGTCCTGTTCCAGCCTCGCCAGTATAGGATCATGCTCCTCTGAATTTTCCCTCTTTGCTGAAGTAAGTTTGAGTGTTCCAGTAACTCAAACCGCTATCATCACCCACTGAATCAGACTTCTAGCCAAAGTTCTATTCAGCGTTGTAAAACATATCCTGATAGTTTGCAAGGGTTAGTCACCCTAACCTATAGAATAAAGTTTAAACAATATGTTAGTCATATATTGCTAATTCTAATATATGTTTTCCATGTGCTCTTCTTCCTCTCGTCTCCCGCCCTCCCCTTCTCACATCACCCCGGTTCTAATTCTGGATTGGCCACAATAATGCAGGTGAGTGTATATACAACATTTCCAAATAAATTGGATACAACTTGGATGTTAGATAACAATAACAATGTATATGCCCCCTTTGACAGAACTggaaagaaatataaaaataaacaaagttaACAAGACAGCGTCTTGGTCTCAATTATAATTATACTTATTTTCACCCTGGGTTACACTACATTCTCAGTCCACCTGcagtttttacatttaatgtcCTTCTCTTTGATCTGCATTCAGGCTTTAAAAGAATACAAAGCTGAGCTGCAGGATGACCCCATTATCAGCACCCACCTGACCAAACTCTATGACAATCTGCTGGAACAAAATCTCATAAGGGTCATCGAGCCTTTCTCCAGAGTGCAGGTAATGCCCTGCTCTACCTCAGTGAGCACTGATATATgcttaaatgtatataatgtatttttctcCTATCCCAACAGATTGAACACATTTCTGAGCTAATAAAACTCTCCAAGGTAAGGCCTTTTTACTCTCTAATTTGCAAATAACACCTCTGAACCTCATATGTATAGATTTAAATGGCaaacagattttaattttaattactgtTGCTTTTGCTGCCATTCTTTGTCAGTAATGTGTGCACTTTTGTTTCAAGTATCCGTTCTCAAATTTTAACATCGCTCTTCCATTATCTCATTAGGGGGATGTTGAAAGGAAACTGTCACAGATGATTTTAGACCAGAAATTCCATGGTATGATGCCATCATCCTTGTCTTTTACTTGATATGTTTTCTGTCAAACTTAGGACTGGGTATCAATGCATTTATAgatttgattatgattttaattTGATTCTGATTCATGTGTGTATTAGAATTCATGTTTTCAGTTAgaaatgtacactgtaaaaccctGTGAGTTAATTTGAAGAAACTGTTCAGTTATAAATATTGGTTTGAGTACTTTTATTTGAGTCTGCTAAAAAGGATATTTCTTAATCTAAAATTAAACTGCTTAAATATCTTGTATACTTTATTAAGTTTACTGAATTAACACAAATCTCTTTCAGTAACATGAGTCTATTAAGTCCAGTGATTCATTTAGTATATTTGACTtaggttttacagtgtacatagTGTTTTGGACTGATCAGTAAATCGGTAATTCATCACTATCCATTAAAAGAACTGGCTCAAAAGAGTCATTCATTTCAGGAATTGGGCTTCACTGGTCGGTTgcactgtgtgtttttgatcTATATTTGTACTAGGGCTGCTCGATTATGgtaaaaatcacaattattttggtCAGTATTgaaatcatgattatttaacATGAATATTATTGGACGATATGATCACAGTATTTCATGATTTGAGTCATTGTAGATATCagtaaaatttcacaattatcgaTAGACtacttcagcaaaaactaataaCTAATGTAGCGAAGTAAAAGATCCTCAAAACAGTTTCAGAAGATAAATAAACTGTCAGcaatacaataagaacaaacaaaatggacataaatacaacagaacataaatacaaattaaataaatagtgctttaagtttttcagtgAGATGTACTCAGTGGTATTCAGATACCAAATAGCCTccaacagaaactgaataaagtaatcaaatgtaaaataacactgcatagtcttcactgtacagctacaaaagttattccttcaagagcagtgagtgattttatctttgtcGTTTGTTGTCAAGCAGTAATAttgggctgtttacattcacttaagacatttGATGACACTGTTTAATATTATCAGGCATGTCCTAcagtttagcaacagtagactgcattttacaacacTCACTTATTCGGATGATTTGGATGTTAAGTTTGGCTTAGGGGAGGAACGAATGTGCACCACTGAATGTGGCAgtggcacttttttttttttttttaactcgattatcttgttttcataattgttAGAAGCCAAAATCAAAATTACAATGAATCGCACAGCCCTAATTTGTACTCAGTCCTAGATAAACatgcatatattaatattatgttatgcATATACTATAAATCAGCATTTGTGTTCCTTCCAAATATTTTCACTGTGATTTTATGATGATTCTTATCAAAAACTCTTATTCTCACTGCATTTAGGAATCCTTGACCAAGGGGAAGGTGTCTTGATTGTATTTGACGAACCTCCAGTAGACAAAACATATGGAGCTGCCCTTGAAACAATTCAGAACATGAGCAAAGTAGTGGACTCGCTCTACAACAAAGCCAAGAAATTGACATAGGCAAGTCCATTTTCTGTGTTGTGCTTTGTGCATAATATTGCTGCATCTCATGGCGTTACATTGAAAAATGACTTGGCTGATCTCAGCTTTTCCTTTTGTGCAGGTTGAGCATTGGACCCTGCAGCTGAGAGCATGGCCAGTGTGGGGACTCTGGGGGAAGGGGAGAGGGATGTGATGCAGATAGCAAGTCAAAAAAAAGGTCTAACACCCCAAAAACGGACTGACTCCTGCTGTTGTCCTCTCTGGCTTTCACTTGGACATTTTTTACCACCTTCTTCAAAGGACAAACTACTTCTATTACTATGGgatcacattttttattttcactttattttttgctgttaatgCATTTCTTTGTATCTTGGCTGTGCCTAATGGGCCATCAGGGaatcttccaaaaaaaaaaaaaaataataaactcaCCTGCATTCTaactttatttgaaatgtatataCATAGATCTCTCGTAGAGCAAAGCTGATATGAGAATGATTCAGTTCCCTTGCCAATCTGGGGCCATTGTGTTGAGCAAGATTCCCTGCATTACTGATTGAACGGTTTTAGCCCAAACCCCGTTCCCCTAAGGAAGCCCCTGGCTTCGCTCCAGGCCTACCTCTCGTACAGACAGCATACTTGGACTTTTTATGTGGGGCGGAAAAATTCTAATAAGATGCTGTCAACAGGACGGGGTTTTGAGCTGTTGTCATTCCCTGGCCTGTGCATTCCtgccctcctcctcctcctttgtACATATCGTTGCCAAGCGCCTCTGTCTGGCCTGTCATGCTGTTGCCCTTTTTTTTATAACgctaaaaaacataataaagtCACCAAGAGAACATGACTCTGAGTGCTTCTGTACCAGATCCTAGGATACAGAGAACATCAGATTAGCACGTTTTGAGGATTTGAATGAGtcatgattttaatatttatttattttgtgctctATTAAAGtaatgtgtaatattttttcCTTTCACAGCTTAATATGCAGATGACCAAGTAAGATGTTTGTTGAATCTTGATTATGGAGGTCTGAAATACCCATTCACAACCAGCCCAACACTGAACCAATAGTTTgggaccaattttttttttcaccagttCACAACctgaattattttaattgaatcAGTTTATTTCATGTCCCATTCACAATGAACAGATAAACCGATTGAATTGATTTGGTATGAACATAGTTTTGATTAATGGGgggggaaaaagaaaaatgtattacttgTTTGCATGTccgttttattaacattaatacaaagtcggttttgtttttaatggaatttaaaaacatgttcatctttgaaatgtaaatgaatttaagtatttttatgtaaataattcaGATTCGAAGTTTAATACTAAGATGATTTTGGATTCTGGATTCGTTTTTAAAAGCTGAATCGTGGCTGAAACAATCTGAACTAGGAGCAAGAAATTGCGATAAAGACACCTTACTGTCAACAGTAGCAATCTGCAATATTTGCTAAATGTTTAATGGATTTATTGCTTATATAAACGTTTTATAGCATATAATATGCCACGCTGGGATGTCATTGACTTCGAGATGACTTAAAGAACCACTGACTCGTTTTTTGAAGCG contains:
- the psmd11a gene encoding 26S proteasome non-ATPase regulatory subunit 11A; the protein is MAAAAVEFQRAQSLLSTDRNASIDILHAIVKRDIQDNDEEAVRVKEQSILELGGLLAKTGQAAELGGLLKYVRPFLNSISKAKAARLVRSLLDMFLDMEAATGQEVELCLECIEWAKSEKRTFLRQALEARLVSLYFDTKRYQEALHLGSQLLQELKKMDDKALLVELQLLESKTYHALSNLPKARAALTSARTTANAIYCPPKLQAALDMQSGIIHAAEEKDWKTAYSYFYEAFEGYDSIDSPRAITALKYMLLCKIMLNSPEDVQGLISGKLALRYAGRQTDALKCVAQASKNRSLADFEKALKEYKAELQDDPIISTHLTKLYDNLLEQNLIRVIEPFSRVQIEHISELIKLSKGDVERKLSQMILDQKFHGILDQGEGVLIVFDEPPVDKTYGAALETIQNMSKVVDSLYNKAKKLT